Proteins encoded within one genomic window of Flavobacteriales bacterium:
- a CDS encoding D-2-hydroxyacid dehydrogenase, producing MKKILANDGIDKSGQILLEKAGFTVVTEKVAQDQLAKAINEQGYEVVLVRSATTVRKEVIDACPGLKMIGRGGVGMDNIDVAYGREKGIDVFNTPGASSQSVAELVFSHLFAMARFIYDSNRNMPANGVSEFEKLKKKYAKGIELRGKTIGIIGFGRIGQAVASYALGCGMKVIAHDPFVTEAQIEIEIHGHGKVKVAVKSSSMDELLSQSDFITLHVPKQKDGSAVIKAAEIAKMKDGVCLVNTARGGVINEDDLIAGLDAGKIAHAALDVFENEPTPRQDLLVHPKISLTPHIGAATVEAQDRIGIEIADKIISFYSK from the coding sequence ATGAAAAAAATCCTCGCCAACGACGGTATTGACAAATCCGGACAAATCCTTCTTGAAAAAGCCGGTTTTACGGTAGTAACTGAAAAAGTAGCTCAAGATCAATTGGCCAAAGCCATCAATGAACAAGGCTATGAAGTAGTATTAGTTCGTTCTGCTACTACGGTTCGAAAAGAAGTGATCGATGCTTGTCCCGGTTTAAAAATGATTGGTCGCGGTGGTGTAGGAATGGATAATATTGATGTGGCTTACGGTCGCGAAAAAGGAATTGATGTATTTAATACCCCAGGCGCTTCTTCACAATCGGTGGCAGAATTGGTTTTTTCTCACCTGTTTGCCATGGCTCGTTTCATTTACGATTCGAACCGCAATATGCCTGCTAACGGTGTAAGTGAATTTGAGAAACTCAAAAAGAAATATGCAAAAGGAATTGAGTTGAGAGGTAAAACAATCGGAATTATCGGATTCGGAAGAATTGGTCAGGCCGTTGCTTCTTATGCTCTGGGATGCGGAATGAAAGTAATCGCGCATGATCCTTTTGTTACTGAAGCGCAGATTGAAATTGAAATTCATGGTCACGGTAAAGTAAAAGTTGCCGTAAAAAGTTCTTCAATGGATGAACTCTTATCTCAATCTGACTTTATCACCTTGCATGTTCCAAAACAAAAAGATGGATCTGCAGTGATAAAAGCTGCGGAGATTGCCAAAATGAAAGATGGGGTTTGCCTGGTAAATACGGCTCGTGGCGGTGTGATTAATGAAGATGATTTAATTGCAGGATTAGATGCAGGAAAAATTGCACATGCTGCGCTTGATGTTTTCGAAAACGAACCTACTCCACGCCAGGATTTATTAGTTCATCCAAAAATCTCTTTAACCCCGCATATCGGAGCTGCAACAGTTGAAGCGCAGGACCGAATCGGAATTGAGATCGCAGATAAAATCATTTCGTTTTACTCGAAATAA